The Pseudobdellovibrionaceae bacterium region GCACAATTTTTATTAAAATTAAAATAAGGACAAATTAAAGTGAGCTTAAAAACGGAAACCATGGGCGCATCAAACCGAACCCCGTGGCAAAACTTTAGCAAAGAAATTAAAAAAAACAAAACAGCCATCGCTTCTTTTTTTTTAATAATTTTTTTATTCATCATAGGTTTATTGGCTAATTATGTAGCCCCTTATTCTTTTGATAAACAGCATATTGATTTTATTTTATCTCCCCCCAGTAGTACATTTTTTTTAGGAACAGATAGCTTGGGCCGCGACTTATTTTCTCGCCTTATTTACGGAGCTAGAATTTCTTTAACCATTGCCATTGTAACAGCCATAATTTCTTTAATAGGGGGGGTTGTTTACGGGGCTATTTCGGGTTGGTTTGGAGGTTGGGTAGATTCTATTATGATGCGTTTTGTAGATGTTTTATATTCTATTCCCACCTTGGTGCTTTTAATTTTAGTAAAAGTAATTTTCGATTCTTTAAATACTTTTGAAAACCCAGAACTTCGAGCTTTGTCGGGCATTTTATTATCCTTAAGTATTTTGGGTTGGATGTCTTTAGCCCGAGTAGTAAGGGGGCAAGTTTTGCAAGCAAAAAGCTTGGCTTTTGTGGAATCTGCCCAAGCTTTGGGTTTCTCCTCTTTTCGCATTGTGCTAAAACACATTATTCCTAATATTTTAGGGCCAATTATGGTTTTAATAACCTTTCAGGTGCCTTCTAATATTTTATTTGAAAGCTTTTTAAGCTTTATCGGCCTAGGCCTGCAGCCGCCGTTTAGCAGTTGGGGGGTTTTGGCTAGCGAAGGGTGGCGCTCTATGCGCACTTATCCCCATTTGATACTATTTCCGGGAATAATGCTATTTTTTACCATGTTGGCCTTTAACTTTTTGGGGGACGGGTTAAGAGACGCTCTAGACCCTAAGCTAAAGCGATAAACCCTCTTGTAGCAGGCACATTTTTGGAACAAAAAAAGCAAAATTTTTTTGCCCTAAAATTTTAAAAAAACACCCTC contains the following coding sequences:
- a CDS encoding ABC transporter permease; amino-acid sequence: MGASNRTPWQNFSKEIKKNKTAIASFFLIIFLFIIGLLANYVAPYSFDKQHIDFILSPPSSTFFLGTDSLGRDLFSRLIYGARISLTIAIVTAIISLIGGVVYGAISGWFGGWVDSIMMRFVDVLYSIPTLVLLILVKVIFDSLNTFENPELRALSGILLSLSILGWMSLARVVRGQVLQAKSLAFVESAQALGFSSFRIVLKHIIPNILGPIMVLITFQVPSNILFESFLSFIGLGLQPPFSSWGVLASEGWRSMRTYPHLILFPGIMLFFTMLAFNFLGDGLRDALDPKLKR